The Zingiber officinale cultivar Zhangliang chromosome 10A, Zo_v1.1, whole genome shotgun sequence genome contains a region encoding:
- the LOC122026821 gene encoding dynamin-2B-like — protein sequence MKFFSVSRLIKLLGTRKVLQQFKLFFCLRATSTADIPWVALIGQSVSIAAAQAGSIGSESSLETAWRAETESLKTILTGAPQNKLGRFALVDTLPKQIWSRMKLRLPNRLSGLLVNPMKSSLVCQRKQLNQ from the exons ATGAAGTTCTTCTCAGTTTCAAGATTGATCAAGCTGCTGGGGACCAGAAAAGTCTTGCAGCAGTTCAAGCTCTTCTTTTGTCTCAGGGCCACCTCTACTGCAGATATTCCTTGGGTTGCTCTGATTGGTCAATCTGTTTCTATTGCTGCGGCACAGGCTGGATCTATTGGATCTGAAAGTTCACTTGAAACAGCATGGAGAGCTGAGACTGAAAGTCTTAAAACTATACTTACTGGAGCTCCACAAAATAAGCTCGGAAGATTTGCGTTAGTTGATACACTTCCCAAGCAAATCTGGAGTAGAATGAAGCTCAGACTGCCAAACCGTCTTTCAgg GTTGCTTGTAAATCCTATGAAGAGTAGTTTGGTATGTCAAAGGAAGCAACTAAACCAATAA
- the LOC122027297 gene encoding uncharacterized protein LOC122027297 has translation MAGDAERMAVLKRAYADVILNTTKESAVRILAAERRTLQWEQSSSFVKEDSFALILRLKALMDTRIKETESVNLSQATRIRELEVQLREANHKIRRLNSKLQKDSSELENQKSDKSESLQGKDTDDRISLQKNNPDEATSSQETVPHSTYAKYSNQKEPTKDSTASDDSTGTPDLVSLILRNKEPEPFRNGCTQLIRPLERNVLTDRDLPAERQCPDL, from the exons ATGGCCGGCGACGCCGAG AGAATGGCGGTGCTCAAGAGGGCGTACGCGGACGTCATCCTGAACACGACGAAGGAGTCGGCCGTCAGGATTTTGGCGGCGGAGCGCCGGACGCTACAGTGGGAGCAGAGCTCGTCGTTCGTCAAGGAAGATTCTTTTGCCCTAATTCTTCGACTCAAGGCTCTCATGGACACTAGG ATTAAAGAGACAGAATCAGTAAACTTATCACAAGCAACAAGAATTCGAGAGCTTGAAGTTCAGCTCCGTGAGGCGAACCATAAAATTCGTCGTTTAAATTCTAAACTGCAGAAAGATAGTTCTGAACTGGAGAATCAGAAGAGTGATAAAAGTGAGTCTCTACAAGGTAAAGACACAGATGATCGCATCAGTTTGCAGAAAAATAACCCTGATGAAG CTACATCGAGTCAGGAAACTGTACCTCATAGCACCTATGCTAAATATTCAAACCAAAAGGAGCCTACAAAAGATTCGACTGCATCTGATGATTCTACTGGCACTCCTGATTTAGTGTCCTTGATATTGAGAAACAAGGAGCCAGAGCCTTTTAGGAATGGTTGTACTCAGCTGATACGTCCATTGGAGCGAAATGTGTTGACTGATAGAGATCTGCCTGCTGAAAGACAATGCCCAGATCTCTAA
- the LOC122027300 gene encoding protein RRC1-like → MSLFFDRYVPSFLPPPSHGRELEEKDDEKPREKEKGKSRYIDKFLEELKFEQELREKCNQECDERHTDTGVVSTCEKYFSRKCKVNNTLAFFFVVK, encoded by the exons ATGTCATTATTCTTTGACAGGTATGTGCCATCTTTTCTGCCACCTCCATCTCATGGAAGAGAACTTGAGGAAAAG GATGATGAGAAACCTAGGGAGAAAGAGAAGGGGAAAAGTCGTTATATTGATAAGTTTTTGGAGGAGCTGAAGTTTGAGCAAGAACTAAGGGAGAAGTGCAATCAAGAGTGTGACGAGCGGCATACAGATACTGGTGTTGTAAGTACCTGTGAGAAATATTTCTCTAGAAAGTGCAAAGTGAATAATACACTGGCATTTTTCTTTGTGGTAAAATGA